The following coding sequences lie in one Leptospira saintgironsiae genomic window:
- a CDS encoding L-threonylcarbamoyladenylate synthase, with protein MSKNKITIITEDPSLAAKVLKEGGIVLFPTETVYGIGADSRNLSSCLEIYKIKNRPADNPLIVHLGNPALIPDIGEVPESARVLIRQYMPGPLSLVLKKVDKSVFSTGLTTIAVRVPSHPKTLEMLSYFGGPVSAPSANLSGQPSITRLDDAISEFDGLVDLILKGPDPEIGLESTVADFSVSPPKLLRPGYFGWEELRKYVHDLEDYTELKEGESPSSPGVKYKHYAPKAKVTFTESQTPDRESAAIGIGLSRGWKFALDLRNNDEYMKNLYSFFRDCDRLGISKIYCFPPANSLGKEALLNRILKAQES; from the coding sequence TTGTCAAAAAATAAAATTACAATCATCACAGAAGATCCTTCTCTCGCAGCAAAAGTACTGAAAGAGGGAGGGATCGTTCTATTTCCTACTGAAACCGTTTACGGTATTGGTGCGGATTCCAGAAATCTCTCCTCTTGTTTAGAAATTTATAAAATTAAAAACCGTCCTGCAGATAATCCTCTCATTGTTCATTTAGGAAATCCTGCTCTCATTCCTGATATTGGAGAAGTTCCAGAAAGTGCAAGGGTACTGATCAGACAATATATGCCTGGTCCTTTAAGTTTGGTTTTAAAGAAGGTGGATAAATCTGTTTTTTCTACGGGATTGACTACAATTGCGGTAAGAGTTCCTTCTCATCCAAAAACTTTAGAAATGCTTTCTTATTTTGGAGGACCAGTTTCTGCCCCTTCTGCAAATCTTTCAGGACAACCATCTATCACAAGATTGGATGATGCAATCTCTGAATTTGATGGTTTGGTAGATCTCATCTTAAAAGGTCCAGATCCTGAAATAGGTTTAGAATCTACAGTTGCCGATTTCTCCGTTTCTCCGCCTAAACTTCTTCGTCCTGGATATTTTGGATGGGAAGAATTACGAAAATATGTTCATGATCTGGAAGATTATACTGAGTTGAAAGAGGGGGAATCTCCTTCAAGTCCTGGAGTAAAATATAAACATTATGCACCAAAAGCAAAGGTGACATTTACTGAAAGCCAAACTCCAGATAGAGAATCAGCCGCCATTGGTATAGGTTTAAGCAGAGGTTGGAAGTTCGCGTTAGATCTAAGAAACAATGATGAGTATATGAAAAATTTATACTCCTTCTTCAGAGATTGTGATCGTTTAGGGATTTCTAAAATTTATTGCTTTCCACCTGCAAACTCTTTAGGAAAAGAAGCGCTCTTAAATAGAATTCTAAAAGCGCAAGAATCTTAA
- the uvrA gene encoding excinuclease ABC subunit UvrA, which translates to MDHIRIRGAREHNLKNINVDIPRDKLVVITGLSGSGKSSLAFDTIYAEGQRRYVESLSAYARQFLGQMEKPDLDLIEGLSPAISIEQKTTHRNPRSTVGTVTEIYDYLRLLYARVGKPHCPICGTPIQSLSIDQITERILNFPEGTKIQILAPIVSGKKGEHKDVLEKIRKDGFNRIRLNGEIKTLDEEIVLKKSFKATIEIVVDRLVIKDGIRSRLTDSVETALKQSEGILLMDDGKKDHTFSQKLSCPNHPEESLPELSPRLFSFNSPFGACETCDGLGSLLEFDEDLLITDSELSLVEGCIEAWAGAKSNSYWFLTTVHSLAKKLKFDYNIPWKDLPKKVRDTILHGDKNLKIDYDFRNEKSHYEFSREFEGVIPNLKRRYKEGSEARRQQLEGYMTNHHCPACEGKRLKPVSLHVEVNGLTIDKFSAFSVEKGLDFVKSMKPKGSEEIIARPILKEIQQRLTFLNDVGVGYLSLERAAGTLSGGEAQRIRLATQIGSRLQGVLYILDEPSIGLHQRDNTKLVNTLKDLRDLGNTVLVVEHDQETMEEADWLIDMGPGAGVHGGTIVCSGTPEEVSKNKNSLTGKFLSGKEFIPVPKTVRPGNGKKLKIVNAKENNLKNVSVEIPLGKLIVVTGVSGSGKSTLINDILYNAAAHKVMKMRTVWGKHEKITGLEEIDKIINIDQSPIGRTPRSNPATYTGLFTVVRDMFAGLEESKLRGYSPGRFSFNVSGGRCETCEGDGILKIEMHFLPDVYVTCDVCKGKRYNQETLEVRYKGKNIYEILEMTVEDSVPFFENIPALKRKLETLGEVGLGYIKLGQPATTFSGGEAQRIKLATELSKRPTGKTLYILDEPTTGLHFEDVRHLMTVLHTLVDRGNSMIVIEHNLDVIKQADWIIDLGPEGGEGGGKIIAEGTPADIAKVKESFTGQYLKKVLGNPGKKAG; encoded by the coding sequence TTGGATCATATCCGCATCCGAGGAGCTCGGGAGCATAATCTTAAAAACATCAATGTGGATATTCCACGGGATAAACTCGTGGTGATCACTGGACTTTCTGGTTCAGGTAAATCTTCTCTTGCTTTTGATACTATTTATGCGGAAGGACAGAGAAGATATGTAGAAAGTCTCTCCGCTTACGCTAGACAATTTTTAGGTCAGATGGAAAAACCTGACTTAGATCTGATCGAAGGACTTTCTCCCGCAATTTCTATAGAGCAGAAGACCACACATCGTAACCCTAGATCCACTGTAGGAACTGTGACAGAGATTTATGATTATTTGCGTCTTCTTTACGCAAGAGTAGGAAAACCTCATTGTCCAATTTGTGGAACTCCAATCCAATCTCTCTCCATCGATCAAATCACAGAAAGGATCCTAAATTTTCCGGAAGGAACTAAAATCCAAATTTTAGCTCCTATTGTTTCTGGGAAGAAGGGAGAGCATAAAGATGTTCTGGAGAAGATCAGAAAAGATGGATTTAATAGAATTCGTCTGAACGGTGAGATCAAAACTTTAGACGAAGAAATCGTTCTCAAAAAAAGTTTTAAGGCAACAATCGAGATCGTTGTGGATCGTCTTGTGATCAAGGACGGGATCCGTTCTCGTTTGACTGACTCGGTCGAAACTGCTCTTAAACAGTCAGAGGGAATTCTTCTCATGGATGATGGTAAGAAGGACCATACATTCTCCCAAAAACTTTCCTGTCCGAATCACCCGGAAGAATCTTTACCTGAACTTTCTCCTAGATTATTTTCATTTAACTCTCCATTCGGTGCCTGTGAAACTTGCGATGGACTTGGGAGCCTTTTAGAGTTCGACGAGGATCTTTTAATTACAGATTCGGAACTTTCTCTGGTCGAAGGTTGTATAGAAGCATGGGCAGGGGCTAAGAGTAATAGTTATTGGTTTTTAACAACAGTTCACTCTTTGGCTAAAAAATTAAAATTCGATTATAATATCCCATGGAAGGATCTTCCTAAAAAGGTAAGAGATACAATTCTTCATGGAGATAAGAATCTCAAAATTGATTACGATTTCAGAAATGAAAAATCTCATTATGAGTTCAGTAGAGAATTTGAAGGTGTGATCCCGAACTTAAAAAGAAGATATAAAGAAGGGTCAGAAGCAAGACGCCAACAATTGGAAGGATATATGACTAATCATCATTGTCCTGCTTGCGAAGGCAAACGTCTGAAACCTGTGAGCCTTCACGTAGAAGTGAACGGCCTGACAATTGATAAATTTTCTGCATTCAGTGTGGAGAAGGGCCTCGACTTCGTAAAATCAATGAAGCCTAAAGGAAGCGAAGAAATAATCGCAAGACCGATCCTGAAAGAAATCCAACAAAGACTTACTTTCTTGAATGATGTCGGTGTTGGTTATTTAAGTTTAGAGCGTGCCGCTGGGACTCTTTCTGGTGGAGAAGCTCAAAGGATCAGACTTGCTACTCAGATCGGATCTAGGCTTCAGGGTGTATTATATATATTAGATGAACCTTCTATTGGTCTTCACCAAAGAGATAATACTAAATTAGTAAATACTCTTAAGGATCTGCGAGATCTTGGAAATACAGTTTTAGTCGTAGAACATGACCAAGAAACAATGGAAGAGGCTGACTGGTTGATAGATATGGGGCCAGGTGCCGGTGTTCATGGTGGAACAATTGTATGTTCCGGAACTCCTGAAGAAGTTTCTAAAAACAAAAATTCACTTACAGGAAAGTTTTTATCAGGCAAAGAATTCATCCCTGTTCCTAAAACGGTAAGGCCGGGGAATGGTAAAAAACTTAAGATCGTAAACGCAAAAGAAAATAATCTTAAAAACGTAAGTGTTGAGATCCCTCTCGGAAAACTGATCGTAGTCACAGGTGTTTCCGGCTCCGGCAAATCCACTCTGATCAATGATATCTTATATAATGCTGCGGCTCATAAAGTAATGAAAATGAGAACCGTTTGGGGAAAACATGAGAAGATCACTGGTTTGGAAGAGATAGATAAGATTATCAATATTGACCAGTCTCCAATCGGAAGAACTCCTAGATCCAACCCTGCTACTTATACAGGACTTTTCACTGTTGTTCGAGACATGTTTGCGGGGTTAGAAGAATCCAAACTCAGAGGTTATTCTCCCGGAAGATTCAGCTTCAACGTAAGCGGTGGAAGATGTGAAACCTGCGAAGGAGATGGTATCCTGAAAATTGAGATGCACTTCCTTCCGGATGTGTATGTTACTTGCGATGTATGTAAGGGAAAACGTTATAACCAGGAAACATTAGAAGTTCGTTATAAAGGTAAGAATATTTACGAAATTCTAGAAATGACTGTAGAAGATTCTGTACCATTTTTCGAGAATATTCCCGCATTAAAAAGAAAGCTGGAAACCCTAGGGGAAGTGGGGCTTGGATATATTAAACTTGGACAACCCGCCACAACATTCTCCGGTGGGGAAGCACAAAGGATCAAACTCGCTACTGAATTATCCAAGAGACCTACTGGGAAAACATTATACATCTTAGATGAACCAACAACTGGACTCCATTTTGAAGATGTAAGGCATTTGATGACTGTTTTACATACGCTTGTAGACCGTGGAAATTCAATGATAGTGATCGAGCATAACCTAGACGTGATCAAACAAGCAGATTGGATCATAGATTTAGGGCCGGAAGGAGGAGAAGGAGGCGGAAAAATTATCGCTGAAGGAACTCCTGCGGATATTGCTAAGGTCAAAGAATCTTTTACAGGCCAATACTTGAAAAAAGTTTTGGGAAATCCAGGGAAGAAGGCGGGTTAA
- a CDS encoding acyl-CoA dehydrogenase family protein has product MMKELREKLSSFPPGEFRSVYKSSLPDIAKAGLLNALKDGGFRAFHEKLILIPSFPHGIGVGVGLMAQTNVAGKILKLVIGSDAGASTNPESRKLALELQDRLVSGLGILGLGVSEPGWMGKLTNLKSTAKVLPSGEIELNFHKGFVTNGADAEGYLVVAREEEQNRFGVFFIPRNFQDLKIEEVYLDVAREATHCKITGENFKLPSHYHFIEDYTKLGADIHLSEMLSAAVLFCGAIRKIVSDLSQGSESRERFSVLGKLWDLSGLLYGKCLDISDKKDKDPNYKIEEDHPYGYEAILDECISILESIPNFDYKKEYPDLGLFCTIHPARSPVYIKNRLKQSKSWRKFGNL; this is encoded by the coding sequence ATGATGAAAGAATTAAGAGAAAAACTTTCTTCCTTTCCTCCGGGAGAATTCAGATCTGTTTACAAATCTTCTTTGCCAGATATTGCAAAGGCAGGATTACTGAACGCTCTAAAAGATGGTGGGTTCAGAGCATTTCATGAAAAGTTAATATTAATTCCTTCCTTTCCTCATGGCATAGGGGTGGGAGTAGGGTTGATGGCCCAGACAAATGTGGCCGGAAAAATCCTGAAATTAGTGATTGGCTCCGACGCAGGAGCGTCAACCAACCCAGAATCCAGAAAATTAGCATTAGAATTACAAGACAGATTAGTAAGTGGTCTTGGGATTTTGGGACTGGGAGTGAGTGAGCCTGGATGGATGGGAAAACTCACCAATCTGAAATCTACTGCAAAAGTCCTTCCAAGTGGTGAAATAGAATTAAATTTTCATAAAGGATTCGTGACCAACGGCGCTGATGCGGAAGGTTACTTGGTCGTTGCCAGGGAAGAAGAGCAAAATCGTTTCGGAGTATTTTTTATCCCCAGAAACTTCCAAGATTTAAAAATCGAGGAAGTGTATCTGGATGTTGCCAGAGAAGCCACTCATTGTAAGATCACGGGCGAAAATTTCAAACTACCTTCTCATTATCATTTTATAGAAGATTATACTAAATTAGGTGCAGATATCCATCTTTCTGAAATGTTATCTGCTGCTGTTTTATTCTGCGGGGCCATCCGAAAAATTGTTTCTGACTTAAGCCAAGGAAGCGAATCCAGAGAAAGATTTTCCGTTTTAGGAAAACTCTGGGATCTAAGTGGACTTCTATACGGAAAATGTTTAGATATCTCCGATAAAAAAGATAAGGATCCTAATTATAAAATAGAAGAGGATCATCCTTACGGTTATGAAGCAATTTTGGACGAATGTATCTCTATCTTAGAATCTATTCCGAACTTCGACTATAAGAAAGAATATCCTGACTTAGGATTATTCTGCACAATCCATCCTGCCAGAAGTCCCGTTTATATCAAAAACAGACTCAAACAATCCAAAAGCTGGAGAAAATTCGGAAATCTTTAA
- a CDS encoding glycosyl hydrolase family 18 protein, which yields MNPNDEPYTPEDLIRPVPYQAKKQPLWQSSLVSLTWFLLSGISFYLGLQALKADPKTASVQTGTEQVAFQNTTLKSDLAPTDGAWESWKKWWNSNNISSESDGTSSTVSSSAPESEDDPAFRASTWFSDYEAMKRTVHLYNEIHPFIYGFKGRETNNGDLYSLWGSAQKHARVAELKSLNPKVKIIPTIFRWENKNEKISENIGLNGRNDIRDKHIQNILYEVDTYGFDGIDIDYEGMSCEKKEKFEEFIVILSKEIHKRGKLLSVAVHPKTAAKKSGLKACKGLKEKINMDFAENWRGPMTHDYAFLAKHADRVKVMAYELHPRKYRNPGPGPQAPNVWIRNIITYAKERVPAKKLYMAIPTYGYDWALNCNSKIKAVYWSDALKRQQLGVTKQPTNITQVLADNKNSDSWTNLSKFSWVHQGKTYEDPSIWYKSEGCDRVAFFMNRKAFEEKMTLLRSYDIGGFSFWQLLSDNDPGINDYLELLVTNKLPPVPKAKKLPETPNPDVKQAPPEEGQEEAKNTQDLVKK from the coding sequence ACGATGAACCTTACACCCCAGAGGACTTGATCCGCCCAGTCCCATACCAAGCAAAAAAACAGCCTCTATGGCAATCAAGCCTAGTGAGTCTGACTTGGTTTTTACTTTCCGGAATTTCTTTTTATCTAGGACTCCAAGCCTTAAAGGCAGATCCTAAAACTGCTTCTGTCCAAACTGGAACAGAACAGGTAGCATTCCAAAATACTACTCTCAAATCTGACCTTGCGCCTACAGACGGGGCCTGGGAATCCTGGAAGAAATGGTGGAATTCCAACAATATTTCTTCCGAATCAGACGGGACTTCAAGCACAGTTAGTTCTTCTGCGCCTGAATCAGAAGATGATCCTGCTTTTAGAGCTTCTACTTGGTTTTCGGACTATGAAGCGATGAAACGTACTGTTCATCTATATAATGAGATCCATCCATTTATCTATGGATTCAAAGGAAGAGAGACGAATAACGGAGATCTTTATTCTCTTTGGGGATCTGCTCAAAAACATGCACGTGTTGCAGAACTAAAATCTTTAAATCCAAAAGTTAAGATCATTCCTACAATCTTCCGTTGGGAAAATAAGAATGAAAAAATTTCTGAAAACATTGGTCTGAACGGACGTAATGATATCAGAGACAAACATATCCAGAATATTCTATATGAAGTAGATACTTACGGTTTCGACGGTATTGATATAGATTATGAAGGAATGAGCTGCGAGAAAAAAGAGAAGTTTGAGGAATTCATCGTTATTCTCTCCAAAGAGATCCACAAACGTGGAAAACTTCTTTCTGTAGCTGTTCACCCTAAAACTGCTGCTAAAAAATCCGGCCTAAAAGCATGTAAGGGTTTAAAAGAAAAAATTAATATGGATTTTGCTGAGAATTGGAGAGGTCCAATGACTCACGATTACGCTTTTTTAGCAAAACACGCGGATCGTGTTAAGGTGATGGCATATGAACTTCATCCTCGTAAGTATAGAAACCCAGGACCTGGACCTCAGGCTCCAAACGTTTGGATCAGAAATATCATCACTTACGCAAAAGAAAGAGTTCCTGCTAAAAAATTATATATGGCAATCCCAACTTACGGATATGATTGGGCTCTAAATTGTAACTCAAAGATCAAGGCTGTATATTGGTCTGATGCGTTAAAACGCCAACAACTCGGTGTCACAAAACAACCTACAAATATCACGCAAGTTTTAGCAGATAATAAGAATTCTGACTCTTGGACAAATCTTTCTAAGTTTAGCTGGGTTCACCAAGGAAAAACTTACGAAGATCCAAGTATCTGGTACAAGTCAGAAGGTTGTGATCGTGTTGCATTCTTCATGAACAGAAAAGCTTTTGAAGAAAAGATGACTCTATTAAGATCTTATGATATTGGTGGATTCTCTTTCTGGCAGTTATTATCTGATAACGATCCAGGGATCAATGATTACCTAGAATTACTTGTGACTAATAAACTTCCTCCTGTTCCTAAGGCTAAAAAATTGCCTGAAACTCCGAATCCTGATGTAAAACAGGCGCCTCCGGAAGAAGGTCAGGAAGAAGCCAAGAACACACAGGATCTTGTCAAAAAATAA
- a CDS encoding S49 family peptidase yields the protein MFRILFSLVFLPIRILFQGFRILSWIIRKGDHFYLEIPSSFSFDRKSFLVKLLVPKEEAPFLVDFLIGLKALTKVPGLKKVSFHISNPEYGFGEVWNICETIQTLNEKGIETSGFCLGGGTKALLLLSQCKHRYTSSAAEFFPILPSAEPYFFGGAAKKFGVGVEAYASGAFKSFGETFQRTSFSAPARKNLEALLTDYKELLSTGFKKSSNLDLKVLEEPIISSEKLKKIGFITEFVEEDEFEENYLFENYKKEKETDKPKYKKLSPKGFRLYHKKSNFTLISKSVPIVAVLPVQGNILPDLGREEDFRSRQVSFRYYQEIFKDLKEDPKVAAVILEMNSPGGSALVSELLYREIKKLAEKKPVITYVLNVAASGGYYLSCATQKIHGTPYSIVGSIGAVMMRFELKKLYDKFGVQKERIGFYPHRDILSEYGKLSPKSEQFLRKEVLRSRDLFYSRVIESRKTSFQELEKHYGEGRIFSGQTFRKSGFLDSCDSFLDILQNLKTELKSKKIDVRYLPGTYSWKDLVQDLKPGIQLSKFSFFSKLNAEKKQNPMEVLHLSEIAQELSGL from the coding sequence ATGTTTAGAATTCTGTTCTCTCTTGTTTTTTTACCGATCCGGATTTTGTTCCAAGGATTTAGGATATTATCCTGGATCATCCGCAAGGGAGATCATTTCTATTTAGAAATTCCTTCTTCTTTCTCCTTTGATAGAAAATCTTTTTTAGTCAAACTATTGGTTCCGAAAGAAGAAGCTCCCTTCTTGGTAGATTTTTTAATAGGATTGAAGGCTTTAACTAAAGTCCCAGGTTTAAAAAAAGTTTCTTTTCATATTTCTAATCCTGAGTACGGATTTGGAGAAGTTTGGAATATCTGCGAAACAATCCAGACATTGAACGAAAAAGGAATTGAGACTTCTGGTTTTTGTTTAGGAGGAGGAACTAAAGCATTATTATTACTTTCTCAGTGCAAACATAGATATACATCTTCAGCCGCGGAATTCTTTCCTATACTTCCTTCCGCTGAACCTTATTTTTTTGGAGGGGCAGCTAAAAAATTTGGCGTAGGTGTAGAAGCTTACGCAAGTGGAGCATTCAAATCATTCGGAGAAACTTTCCAAAGAACATCCTTCTCCGCTCCTGCTCGTAAAAATTTAGAAGCATTACTTACTGATTATAAAGAATTACTTTCCACAGGTTTTAAGAAGTCTTCAAACTTAGATCTAAAAGTATTAGAAGAGCCGATCATCAGTTCTGAAAAATTAAAGAAGATAGGATTTATCACTGAGTTTGTAGAAGAGGACGAATTCGAAGAAAATTATCTATTTGAAAATTATAAAAAAGAGAAAGAAACAGATAAACCTAAATACAAAAAACTAAGCCCTAAAGGTTTCAGGTTATATCATAAAAAGTCTAATTTTACTCTTATCTCCAAATCAGTTCCGATTGTTGCAGTTCTTCCAGTCCAAGGAAATATTCTACCTGATTTAGGAAGAGAAGAAGATTTCAGATCCAGACAAGTTTCTTTCAGATATTACCAAGAAATTTTTAAAGATTTAAAAGAAGATCCAAAGGTAGCAGCAGTTATCTTAGAAATGAACTCTCCAGGAGGAAGTGCACTTGTATCTGAACTTCTTTATAGAGAGATCAAAAAGCTGGCAGAGAAAAAACCTGTTATCACGTATGTATTGAATGTAGCCGCTTCCGGAGGATATTATCTATCCTGTGCTACTCAAAAAATCCATGGAACTCCCTATTCTATCGTTGGTTCCATTGGTGCGGTGATGATGAGATTCGAATTAAAGAAGCTTTACGATAAATTTGGAGTCCAAAAAGAAAGGATCGGATTTTACCCTCATAGAGACATTTTATCTGAATATGGAAAACTTTCCCCTAAATCGGAACAATTCTTAAGAAAAGAAGTATTGAGATCCAGGGATTTATTCTATAGTCGTGTAATCGAATCCAGAAAGACTAGTTTCCAAGAATTAGAAAAACATTATGGAGAAGGTCGAATCTTCTCCGGACAAACATTCCGCAAATCAGGATTTTTAGATTCCTGCGATTCATTCTTGGATATATTACAAAATCTAAAAACAGAGCTTAAATCCAAAAAGATAGATGTGCGTTATTTGCCAGGAACTTATAGCTGGAAAGACTTAGTCCAAGACTTAAAGCCTGGAATTCAGCTTTCTAAGTTTTCTTTCTTTTCAAAGCTAAACGCGGAGAAGAAACAAAATCCAATGGAAGTCTTACATCTATCCGAGATCGCCCAAGAGTTGTCCGGACTTTAA